AGGGCGGTTTGAGGTTGAGGCGGTAGTTGCGGTCGGTGGTGGGGTCGTAGGGGTCGATAATCGGCGCGAGCAGGGCCAGCAGCGCGAACACGGCGACGATCACCGCGCCGACCTTGCCGGGCGTCGATCTGCGGAAGCGCCGCCAGAAGATGCTGGGCTGACGCTTGCGGGCCGCCCGGGGAGGGGAGAGGGTGGTCATGGGTTACCTCGGGGAAGGAGTTGGGGATGAGGGGTTAGAAAAGACGCAGGGCACGGGAGCTTGCGCCTCCCTCCCCCACCCCTCACCTGTACTGAATCCTGGGGTCCAGCGCCGCGTAACTCAGGTCCACGATCAGGTTGACCACGCTCACCACCAGGGCGGCGAAGATCACCCCGCCCTGGATCACCGGGTAGTCGCGCTGGCTGATCGCGTCGTACACCCACGAGCCCAGCCCCGGCCACGAGAAGATCGTCTCGGTGAGCACCGCCCCGCCGAGCAGCGCCCCCGCCTGAAGACCGATCACGGTCACGACCGGGAGGAGGGCGTTTCTCAGCGCGTGCTTGAGCGTCACGGTGCGTCCGGCGAGGCCCTTGGCCCGCGCGGTGCGCACGTAATCCTGCCCCAGCACCTCCAGCAGGCTGGAGCGGGTGATCCGCGCGATGATGGCGAGCGGAATCGAGCCCAGCGCGATGGCGGGCAGGATCAGGTGGCGGACGGCGTCCCACGCGGCGGCGGGCTGGCCCCGCAAGATCGCGTCGAGGACGTAGAAGCCGGTGAGGGGCTCCAGCACCGTGTCGTTGCCCAGCCGGGCGCTGGGGGGCAGCCACCCCAGCCGCACCCCGAAGAAGTACGCGAGGAGCAGGCCCAGCCAGAAGATCGGCATACTCACCC
This Deinococcus aestuarii DNA region includes the following protein-coding sequences:
- a CDS encoding ABC transporter permease; protein product: MGSYLIRRVLRTLLVIVGISVVVFAFVRSIPGDPATALLGERATPQASAALREQLGLNKPWFINYKDPARLLDAQFPKYVGQLVQGDLGSGIKSNIPVRDELAARFPATAELAVSALLFALIIGLPAGIVAALRRNSVWDNLATTISLVGVSMPIFWLGLLLAYFFGVRLGWLPPSARLGNDTVLEPLTGFYVLDAILRGQPAAAWDAVRHLILPAIALGSIPLAIIARITRSSLLEVLGQDYVRTARAKGLAGRTVTLKHALRNALLPVVTVIGLQAGALLGGAVLTETIFSWPGLGSWVYDAISQRDYPVIQGGVIFAALVVSVVNLIVDLSYAALDPRIQYR